The genomic DNA AGGCGCGAGGCTGCGCGCCATGCGGGAGTACAGGTCCTCGTCAGCCAACTCTGAGAGTTCCTCTTCTGTCAAAGCTTCTGTCAACTCATTTTCGTCAGCTTGGTTCAAGCAGTTGACTGACTGTGAAAGTGATTAAAGGTTAGtagaataaaagttaaaaaatctaTAGAAATAGAGCAAGATTATCAGAATACGTGATCTTCGCGTTAAacgagcatttgtgtgttcaacgagtgcttgttctgagtagggtttttgtgaatgtgacttgagtgtttgtgaaacctcctgTGACACAAGGTCTAAATTTTTTATTCGGGaatcatttgtataaaaaagaggaattattttataaaaaatctttgtttactAACTAGAAGTTCAGTAATCGTTCGcaataacataaaattcacATAAAGTTAAGGAGTCTACACACCAAACCCGCCGACCCGCCGACACAGCCCGGCGGCTTGGTGTCGGCGACCCAAACCCGCCAACCCGCCAACATGTGTCATGGGGCTGTGTCGGTGAGTTAGTCGGCGGCAAGAAATCAGTACAACTTTTTTAGTTAGTGATTGCAGTGTGTACGAACGTGACGTGTTGTTTTTCTCGAATATTGCAGCCTACAATAAACATGGATACTGATGCTGATCTAATAATAGCAGCATGTGGAATAATTTTAGCTGGGTCCCTGAAGAGAAAACGACAGTGTTGGGTTAGACCAAGCTTAATGAGTCGCAGTCGTTACAGTAACAGTGATagaataaaagatttaagaacAGACGATTTGATTGTAAAAAGACCCTTACATTTTAAGACATTTATGTCGTTAACGTTTACCGACTTTGAATATTTACTAAGCATTGTTGGACCcacaatagttaaaaaaaatacaaattacagaaGTGCAATTTCACCAACGGACAGATtatcattaacattaaaatacctgACTACGGGAGATTCATTCAACAGTCTTTGTGACACCTTTAAAGTATCTCCTCAACTTATTTCCTACATTATTCCAGAAGTGTGCCAAGCTATCGTAGATGGACTTTCGGATTATGTGAAGGTATGTACATATATGGGCGTTTAACTTTCTTTAATCTTCCAGAAAAACTATGTTCCGAAAAATTACTATATAAGTAGGCAAATGGCTATCCTATCACCGAGCACATTTCCGATTTCAGATTCCACGAACATCAAACGAATGGACAAAAGTTGCAGATGGATATCTGAGTAGATGGAATGTACCTAATTGTGTTGGATCTATGGATGGAAAGCACATTAGAATTGAATGTCCAGCACGAAGTGGAagcgattattttaattataaaatgtatttcagtaTTGTACTGTTTGCATTAGTGGATGCagattataagtttttatacgCTAATGTGGGGTGCCAGGGTCGCATTTCCGATGGTGGTGTATTTGCTAACTCTTCATTATGCAGAATGttatataataatgatttaaatttgcCAGATAAAAAACCTCTACCTGGAAGAATTATGCCAgtaccctatttttttttgggcGACGATGCGTTTCCTTTACaaaccaatattttaaaaccttatgaTGGTAATCATGCGAAAGGGTCTCCCAAGAGAGTGTACAACTATCGCATGTGTCGAGGTCGAAGAGTAGTTGAAAACGTATTTGGAcagttaacaaaacaatttaagatatttaacaaACCCATCCAGCTAAATCCACAAAAAGTTACTATTGTAACATTGGCATGTATTCATTTGTTCAATTATGTAAAACGACATGgtataatacaacaaaatgaATATGATACTGAAAATAGTAGGGGAGAAATCAATCCAGGAGATTGGCGCAGGGAACCacgtgaaaataatttgtttgctGACTTGCCTAGACAAGACAATACACATTCCCTTGAGGTTACAAGGACACAATCTCCTGAGGTTATAAGGACAGAATtggttcaatattttctttccgATGTCGGGAGATTACCATGGCAGAATGATCAATGACTAACTCgtaagttttaatgaaactcATACTTGTattagtacttttatttttattataatttgtattaaaaacttcgtaaatcacttgtttttgttcatttataaGTGGTTTTATTTACCGAGTTATTCTATAAATCCCCACCGTGAAATCCCCACTGACGTTTTTATGCATTTTGAGTATACTATGACGATTCTATGATAACAACATTAAGACGAAATACTTGTGCCTACATAACGTTATCTCGCATCAGGTGATAGGGTTATTCTCAGAGTGCATACGGTGGGGATTTGTGGAATAAACCTATTTATCTGACTCAATAGATGATAATATGTTCTCAATATCACCACTCTCTTGAAGCGACACACGTAACGAAGGTTCAATTGAAGATGTTGAAGGTTCACCAAGAGGCGGTGAAACAGGGTTTGTTACGGCAGAGTTGGATGATGAGTAGTAGGAATTTACATCACATTGATCCATTGTATAATATCCTGGATGACTATGGGAAGTAGAAGGTCTTGGCGAAGCTTCGAACATGTCTGAACGATATCCAGTTTCGGTTTCAAAAAAGATATTGTTAATCCgatgttttattattgcctttgttgttttatcaaattttctaaGTTGTGTCGCAATATATTCGCCAAACAAATCGTcctcatcttttattttttgatttgtcCGTTGACTGACTGttctcattaaatttaatgcttCCGACACCATCTCATTACTTGGATTAGGTTTATAACGTTTATTCGCTTGGGGAATGATGTTTGACGTTTGAGGTGAATCGTTTTCCCCATGTTGAGCATCATTGTCCGCATGTTGGGCATTATTGTCAGTTGCTGTTATctcctgaaataatattttatttgaatcacCAACAGTTTACTTATGAAATGTATTATACACTAGCTTTTACCCGCGAGTAGGTACACCGCACggaatatatgaaaaaaaagacaatgGTCATAAATCATACCTAATActaattgttttagaaatattattattaattattatttacattgataattattatCCTATTATCCTAAcaacctaaaaagaaaaaaaatgaaaatggtaCGGAATCTCTCGGTTTATAATAGAAATTCGGCGAAATCAAAAGCTTGTTGAGAAAAGAGttgttagtttttaaaaaatacatttgcaatGACTTTTATATCTGTGCACATGCCATTCcaagaaataatttgtttagaaatatttcgGTGCAATAACAATAGCGGCAGCGCAACAACAAAGGCAgataaaataagtacctatgtcTTTATTTACCGCGCGCCTCTCTTCACTCGGGCCAAGCTTACATATTATTCTTGTGTGCTCTAATAATTaggttagaaataaaataatacaacatcACTGAAATGTTACATACCGTATCGATTGTTCcagtaggtttatttttattgagcaAGAAATTCAAAGATTTAAAGGCAAACCACTTGCTCTCATGAACAGAATCTGCGCTGGTTCCAGACTTTTTTGATTCAATcgtcttttttctttctctatAATATTGGCTCGTCAAATTTTTTATCTTCCGTTCTATTTCTGtgacatttgtatttaattcgTTTGCCATCTCATTTAGTGCATCAAAACGTTTAGGTCTACATTTGTGATCCAAGTGTTTTGGATTCCATAATAATTCCTTTATatgatacaaatttattaactttagaGTGGTTTCTTCGTCCCATTCCATTATTGCAGAAAAtcgcaaaaaaaacacaagcacGTCACTATCGCTGGAGTGTCGGCGGGCAACTGAGCGTGCGCGTACGCAAGTCGCCGGCCATGCCGCCGACTTGCACGCGCGGGTACGAGTCGCCGACATGATTCTTGAAGCAAAGTCGC from Trichoplusia ni isolate ovarian cell line Hi5 chromosome 4, tn1, whole genome shotgun sequence includes the following:
- the LOC113492877 gene encoding protein ALP1-like; its protein translation is MDTDADLIIAACGIILAGSLKRKRQCWVRPSLMSRSRYSNSDRIKDLRTDDLIVKRPLHFKTFMSLTFTDFEYLLSIVGPTIVKKNTNYRSAISPTDRLSLTLKYLTTGDSFNSLCDTFKVSPQLISYIIPEVCQAIVDGLSDYVKIPRTSNEWTKVADGYLSRWNVPNCVGSMDGKHIRIECPARSGSDYFNYKMYFSIVLFALVDADYKFLYANVGCQGRISDGGVFANSSLCRMLYNNDLNLPDKKPLPGRIMPVPYFFLGDDAFPLQTNILKPYDGNHAKGSPKRVYNYRMCRGRRVVENVFGQLTKQFKIFNKPIQLNPQKVTIVTLACIHLFNYVKRHGIIQQNEYDTENSRGEINPGDWRREPRENNLFADLPRQDNTHSLEVTRTQSPEVIRTELVQYFLSDVGRLPWQNDQ
- the LOC113492879 gene encoding uncharacterized protein LOC113492879, with protein sequence MSATRTRACKSAAWPATCVRARSVARRHSSDSDVLVFFLRFSAIMEWDEETTLKLINLYHIKELLWNPKHLDHKCRPKRFDALNEMANELNTNVTEIERKIKNLTSQYYRERKKTIESKKSGTSADSVHESKWFAFKSLNFLLNKNKPTGTIDTEITATDNNAQHADNDAQHGENDSPQTSNIIPQANKRYKPNPSNEMVSEALNLMRTVSQRTNQKIKDEDDLFGEYIATQLRKFDKTTKAIIKHRINNIFFETETGYRSDMFEASPRPSTSHSHPGYYTMDQCDVNSYYSSSNSAVTNPVSPPLGEPSTSSIEPSLRVSLQESGDIENILSSIESDK